In Meleagris gallopavo isolate NT-WF06-2002-E0010 breed Aviagen turkey brand Nicholas breeding stock chromosome 5, Turkey_5.1, whole genome shotgun sequence, a single window of DNA contains:
- the PSMA3 gene encoding proteasome subunit alpha type-3, whose product AVPRVCSVIPSLLQYDLSASTFSPDGRVFQVEYAMKAVENSSTAIGIRCKDGVVFGVEKLVLSKLYEEGSNKRLFNVDRHVGMAVAGLLADARSLADIAREEASNFRTNYGYDIPLKHLADRVAMYVHAYTLYSAVRPFGCSFMLGSYDEDDGAQLYMIDPSGVSYGYWGCAIGKARQAAKTEIEKLQMKEMTCRDVVKEVAKIIYIVHDEVKDKAFELELSWVGEITNGKHEIVPKDIREEAEKYAKESLKEEDESDDENM is encoded by the exons GCTGTGCCGCGGGTTTGCTCAGTAAtaccttctcttcttcagtacGACCTGTCGGCCTCCACCTTTTCTCCCGATGGCAGAGTGTTCCAGGTTGAATACGCGATGAAGGCGGTGGAGAACAGCAG TACAGCAATTGGGATCAGATGTAAAGATGGTGTTGTCTTTGGTGTAGAAAAACTCGTTCTGTCCAAGCTGTATGAAGAGGGTTCCAATAAACGCCTCTTCAACGTCGATCGGCACGTTGGAATG GCAGTGGCAGGACTGCTGGCAGATGCTCGTTCATTGGCAGACATAGCTAGAGAAGAAGCTTCTAACTTTAGGACTAACTATGGCTATGATATTCCACTGAAG CATCTTGCAGACAGAGTGGCCATGTACGTGCATGCATACACACTGTACAGTGCTGTCAGACCTTTTGGTTGCAG TTTCATGTTGGGGTCCTATGATGAAGATGATGGTGCACAGCTGTACATGATCGATCCATCAGGAGTTTCATAC gGTTACTGGGGGTGTGCCATCGGTAAAGCCAGGCAGGCTGCAAAAACAGAGATTGAAAAACTTCAG ATGAAGGAAATGACTTGCCGTGACGTTGTTAAAGAGGTTGCGAAAAT AATCTACATTGTTCATGACGAAGTAAAGGACAAAGCTTTTGAGTTGGAACTCAGCTGGGTTGGAGAAA taaCCAATGGAAAACATGAAATTGTTCCCAAAGACATaagagaagaagcagaaaaatatgcCAAG gAATCTTTGAAAGAGGAGGATGAATCAGATGATGAAAATATGTAA
- the LOC104911277 gene encoding uncharacterized protein LOC104911277 → MNSVNSSATLSPSEEMRLQADERDFRFVPASDLGFYEIHHSAVTSNSSLSVSDEARRNGQAVSCPWRCRHSCVQPTPSGAEGKTAPCFRASRRAVTALRGGRRPWAGRTGGKKRSGAAGSLTAGWRKGSQEEGPREGRSASVGAVLPGAGRAAMPLYEGLGSGGEKTAVVLDLGEAFTKCGFAGETGPRCIIPSEIKKPDVSKPVRVVQYNINTEELYSYLKEFIHMLYFRHLLVNPRDRRVVIIESVLCPSHFRDTLARVLFKHFEVHVLCNYCMC, encoded by the exons ATGAATTCTGTTAACTCCTCTGCTACTTTGTCACCCAGTGAAGAAATG AGGCTGCAAGCAGACGAACGTGACTTTCGTTTTGTTCCAGCGTCCGATCTTGGTTTCTACGAAATTCACCACAGTGCTGTAACCAGTAATTCTTCCCTGTCAGTATCTGACGAGGCAAGAAGAAATGGACAGGCTGTGAGCTGTCCCTGGCGGTGCCGCCATAGCTGCGTGCAGCCAACGCCGAGCGGAGCTGAGGGAAAAACCGCCCCGTGCTTCAGAGCGTCCCGGCGGGCGGTCACCGCACTGAGGGGCGGGAGGCGGCCGTGGGCGGGAAGAACGGGCGGCAAGAAGCGGTCAGGCGCCGCGGGCAGCTTAACTGCCGGGTGGAGGAAGGGCTCGCAGGAGGAAGGACCCAGGGAGGGACGCTCCGCCTCTGTCGGCGCGGTGCTGCCGGGAGCCGGGCGAGCCGCGATGCCGCTGTACGAGGGCCTGGGAAGCGGCGGGGAGAAGACCGCCGTGGTGCTCGACCTGGGCGAGGCCTTCACCAA GTGTGGTTTTGCGGGTGAAACAGGACCAAGATGCATTATTCCTAGTGAAATAAAGAAACCTGATGTCTCTAAG CCTGTCAGAGTTGTTCAGTATAATATCAACACAGAGGAGCTGTATTCCTATCTGAAGGAGTTTATTCATATGTTGTATTTCAG acaTCTTCTGGTGAATCCCAGAGACCGTCGTGTTGTGATCATAGAATCTGTCCTCTGCCCTTCACACTTCAGAGACACTCTTGCCAGAGTCCTTTTCAAGCATTTTGAGGTGCATGTTTTATGTAACTATTGTATGTGCTGA